The Brassica oleracea var. oleracea cultivar TO1000 chromosome C6, BOL, whole genome shotgun sequence genomic interval NNNNNNNNNNNNNNNNNNNNNNNNNNNNNNNNNNNNNNNNNNNNNNNNNNNNNNNNNNNNNNNNNNNNNNNNNNNNNNNNNNNNNNNNNNNNNNNNNNNNNNNNNNNNNNNNNNNNNNNNNNNNNNNNNNNNNNNNNNNNNNNNNNNNNNNNNNNNNNNNNNNNNNNNNNNNNNNNNNNNNNNNNNNNNNNNNNNNNNNNNNNNNNNNNNNNNNNNNNNNNNNNNNNNNNNNNNNNNNNNNNNNNNNNNNNNNNNNNNNNNNNNNNNNNNNNNNNNNNNNNNNNNNNNNNNNNNNNNNNNNNNNNNNNNNNNNNNNNNNNNNNNNNNNNNNNNNNNNNNNNNNNNNNNNNNNNNNNNNNNNNNNNNNNNNNNNNNNNNNNNNNNNNNNNNNNNNNNNNNNNNNNNNNNNNNNNNNNNNNNNNNNNNNNNNNNNNNNNNNNNNNNNNNNNNNNNNNNNNNNNNNNNNNNNNNNNNNNNNNNNNNNNNNNNNNNNNNNNNNNNNNNNNNNNNNNNNNNNNNNNNNNNNNNNNNNNNNNNNNNNNNNNNNNNNNNNNNNNNNNNNNNNNNNNNNNNNNNNNNNNNNNNNNNNNNNNNNNNNNNNNNNNNNNNNNNNNNNNNNNNNNNNNNNNNNNNNNNNNNNNNNNNNNNNNNNNNNNNNNNNNNNNNNNNNNNNNNNNNNNNNNNNNNNNNNNNNNNNNNNNNNNNNNNNNNNNNNNNNNNNNNNNNNNNNNNNNNNNNNNNNNNNNNNNNNNNNNNNNNNNNNNNNNNNNNNNNNNNNNNNNNNNNNNNNNNNNNNNNNNNNNNNNNNNNNNNNNNNNNNNNNNNNNNNNNNNNNNNNNNNNNNNNNNNNNNNNNNNNAGACTTGCAGCAAGTTGATGTAGTGACTGCATATTTATATGGTCCACTGGATACTAGAGGGTATTGAGCTGAAAGTACAACAAGTACTCGAGAACAATATTGATAATCATCAAAGTATATGATCTGAATATCCTAGGAACCTCTGGATACAATTTCCCAAACAGTTGAATATCTCAAAAAAGAGTTTGAGATGANNNNNNNNNNNNNNNNNNNNNNNNNNNNNNNNNNNNNNNNNNNNNNNNNNNNNNNNNNNNNNNNNNNNNNNNNNNNNNNNNNNNNNNNNNNNNNNNNNGACCAGTCTCACCCATTATCTAGTACATGGGCGTGAGATCACTTGTTTTGGACACTGATCCATTCAGTCCAAAGGTGGACGATAAAGAAGTCCATTTAGTCATGAAATGGACGATACAAAATTCTTGTTTTAGACACTGATCTGATTGGTCCATAAGAAGGACGATGAAGAAGCCTTTGATTTTAGTTTATTTTATACTAACCAACCCAAAGAGGGGTTATTTGGTTTTGTTGATTTGTTTTCAGACAGGTTATGTTTTACACATGGGTGGTACACGCATATCACAGCAACATCATCCAAGATTTCGTGTGTGTGTATTTAAGGTCGATGACTCAATATGTTCGATCAGATTGTGGCATGGCCGATGGTAAAGAAGAACCAACTATCATGTTCGAGGACGAAGCATATTCTGCCCAAGATCTTCATCACCCACGGATTGCAGAAAATTGGAGAGGTCCAAGAGACCTTCAGTAATGTCCAAATCAGGGAGAGTAATGTGTGTTGTACTTTTTTTCCTTCACCATGGTTTTTTCCCTATTGGGTTTTCCTGATAAGGTTTTAATGAGGCAACATTAAAGCACATTACAAGCTCTAAATGGTTATGACATCCAAAGGGAGTGTTATGAACCAGATTGTGAATGCCTCATAACCAAGAGATTATGATTTGTAATTTTTCCATTACAAGCTCTAAATGGTTATGGCATCCAAAAGGAGTGTTAGGAAGCAGATTGTGGATGGCTCATAACCAAGAGATTATGATTTGTAATCTTTCCATTTATCTATGACGGTGTAATAAAGAACCTCTATGTTATGAATAAAGATAAACTTTTACATTACTTTTATAACACTTTCTTTGATTTCAAAACCTTAATTCAATAACAGAAATATGCTCATTTTTTTTAATTTCCATATTGAATGCCCTGAACCAGTGCAGAGTTACATCTCTGAGTAAACGATCTCAGTAACCCATAGATCCCGGCGAGGCTATCGTACTCTGTGTGCAGTTTCGCAGGCTTCAGCGGAGAAACATATTGGCTCATCTGATCCGTTCTAGGGTCAAGAAGGTTCTAGAAAGGGTGGATATGTTTGATCAGAATGATATGAATTGCTAGAGACCCACAAGAAAGAGAAGAAGAGGAAAATAAAAAGCAGAGGCAGATGAGGTAAAATCACAAGAATGCCTTTTGATCAAAGGTATCACTATCATATCGTTAAAGCGTACTGTAAAATATAGCAGGGTATAGATTGAAAACACCTTTGAATATGATAAAGAGTACTACACTTTTTCCCCCTATAATTGTAATATTTCAGATTGCTGTTAAAAGTTTGGTTTATGTACAGTTATAGGGACTAGAGAAACATGAAGTGTTGAAGATGAAAAAATTGTTGCTGCCATCATGGGGAACAACGATTAAATTCTCAAACAAATTAACAGAGGTATGTATATTAACTGCATGTATTTGTTAATTGTTTAAGTTTCTTGGTAAAATGCTCCATAGTAGCTGGTATCAATATTTTTTTTTGGTTTCAGGTGTTTGATATCTCAAATTATTCTTCAACTTTACTGCATCCTCTTTAATGTCAAGAAAAATAGGCATTCAATTTAGACAATCAAATTATTAATCTCAAAGGTATTTGTTACGTTCTCTTTCTCGCATGTACATATAATTTCTTAACTATGCTTTCACATCCACATATCATTTAGATTAGAGTATTTAATCGAGTTTGCATGGTTTAGTCATGTCTGATGTATTGCTTATCATTTATGTTATTTAGTTTAAAAGTATAGCATCATACTTTAAGTACTAAAGATCATCTATTCTCAAGCTAATGAGTAAATTAATTTTAGAAAATGGAGCCCACAAACGGATGCTCACTGTGTCTTGTGCTCAGGCCATTTAGAAATTCGAGAACACCTTCTTTTCAGTTGTACTTATGCTCAGCAGATTTGGAAGGGTTTAACAAGGAAGCTGTTGGGATTTCGCTACACAGAGGATTGGTTCTGCATTCTAAACATGTTGGCAGAAACTGGAAGGAACTCCACTCACATGTTTCTTCTAAGATATGCGTTTCAATGCTCTATCCATTCCATACGGCGAGAAATAAATGGTAGAAAACATGGAGAGACGCATCAGTCATTGGCATTTTTGCTAAAATTCATTGATAAAGGAGTAAGAAATTGGATATCTTCTTTGAGAATGGGAGGGTGTCGAAAGTTCTCCAGAGCTTTAGAGGTCTGGTTTGATACAAGAAGCTAGTGAGGGGTTAAGTTGTTTTCTAAATTCAGTTTACTCTTACACAAACTCTGAAACAAAGCCACACTTGTTGTAAAAAAGTTTTTTTTTTTTTTTGAATAAATTTAATATTCTTTCAAAAAAAAATTAATTTTAGAATTTACTAATTATTTTTCAATTGTTTACGGGTTTTTATATGCAGATGGAGATACTAAATAAAGTGTTTTTTGTAATGAGTACATAAGGTATTGGTAAGCTAGAAAATGACCAATCTATAATTTGTACTTTTCTAATACTCTTGGGAATGAGGTTCTTTTAAACTTTCGATTTCGTTGATTTTTAAATTAAATTGTAATCTATTTAGCCTTTCCTTATTCATATATTGCCGAATAGTATGATTTTTTTAAGTGTGATATTGGGAAGAATGATAGACTATACTGTGATTTGGCTCTAAAAGGAGTTAAGTTCAGTTTCTCAAAAAAAGGAGTTAAGTTCAATAGCTAAAGCTCATTGCAGATTCTAGACATTAAACTATCATAACAGAGGCATGGTTTTATTTAATGTTCCTTATTACTGCTCATAGTTTGCAATTAAAACGTGATAAGACTGCAATCTGATTTCATATATCTTGGTTGAGAATTATATAGAAGATATCAGTTTTGCTGAAAATTGACTTCCACCTGCAGGTTTCAAGGCCTTCAATGGCATAACATAAGTCAGCAAGAATGAGAGCCTCTTTGGTTGATAACAATGTAAGCGCATCAACAGGATCAGGATCTACTGTAGCGACTAATCATAAAACAGTTTTGTTCACGAACTTCAAACTAATATGAATCAATGTGAATTTTTATAAACAAATTAAACTGTTTTTCATGTGTTTAGTCAATAATAAGTGTGTTAACATTTTGACTAAACATGTAATTTTCAGTGTATATATAACTGAAATTTGGTTTTATTTAACAATTTTCTTACTGGATCAATACTAGTTAATTAATAAAGGTGGGGAAAAGAATGAACCAAAATAACCAGCGTAGCTGGCCCAGATGGTCTCGAGGGGAGATAAAAATCCCCAATACGGAACACGCGGGTTCGATGCGCTGGCCAGGCAATTGGGGTATCTAATTCCCTATAGTACCAAATGGTCCGCCTCGCGCCGAGAGGTTGGCCCCTGGGGGTGGAAGTCCCTCCAGGTTAATTAAAAAAAAAAAAAAAAAGAATGAACCAAAATTCGTCAAATCCAATTAACTCGAGCGGTAAAAATAAAAAAATATATATACACATAAACCGAATAAATGTATATTGAATGAACCCGAAATTAATTGATTCGGTTGGTTCAATACCAAACTCTAAACCGTAGAACACCCTATCGAATTATACACTCTATCACAGCAGATTACTAACTACCGTAACAGAATCATCCCGCTCAATTTCGCACTTCGTCTTCTTCTTCCTCGCCACTCTCAGTTTCGGATCGTCTCCACTCTTCCAAGAAAGCAAGCTATGAAGATTCTCAAGTGCGATCTCTTACTGATTGTTATCGCTGTAACGGTGGTGGTACTGATGGCGCCGCCGACGATCTCCGCCGCGAAGGTCGGAGTAACCTACTCCACTCCCGACTTCAGCTCTGGATCCGTCGAAGCTTCTCCAAAAAGAATCGTAGCAAAGATCGTTTCTATGGAGATCGAGGCGGTGAGGCTTGTCGATCCCAACCCGGAGATGATTCGCGCCTTCGCCTCCACGAAGATATCTCTGTTCCTCTCTGTTCCCAATCCACTGGTTCCGATGCTGGCTTCAGATCGTTTGCAAGCGTTCGAGTGGGTAAAGCTCCATGTCCTTCCCTTCCACAATCGCACAAAGATCTCCATGATATCCGTCGGAGACGACGTGGTTTCCTCGAGTTGGCCGGACGCTCCGCCGCCTCTGTTTCTCCTCCGGGCAATCCGAAACGTCCGTAGATCTCTTGTGCATCTGGGAATCCACAAGGTTTCTGTATCTACGACGTTTTCATTCCTCAGCATCATCCCATCGGCTTTCCCTCCTTCGTTGGCGCGTTTCCGGAACCCTAACGGAGACGTGATCATCAAGCCGATTCTGGAGTTTCTGGAGAAAACTAAATCTTCCTTCTTGGTGAACCTATACCCATACAACATAGACTCCTCAATTCACAAGGGGTTTGCCTTTTTCGAAGATCCGTTCAGCTACGTCGACGATTCTTCCATCATCCAAGTTCGCTATGGTAACCTATTCGATGTGATGGTGGACGCGGTGGTGAGGTCTCTGGCAGTCATGGGTCACGAGAACCTTCCGGTGGTGGTGGGGGAGACGGGTTGGCCGAGCTGGTCCTCGAACTCAAGTGAGGTTTATGCTACACCAAAGTGCAGTCAGAGATTCCTAAATGCTCTTGTTGATCATTTGAGAGCTGGAAAGGGAACTCCTTTGAGGAAAGAAGGCGTTTCAGAGGTTTATATATTTGAACTCTGCGACAACGAATCCAAGCAACAAAGCAAAAGGACATGGGGTCTTCTCGACTATCATCTCAAAAAATGAACATCACTTTCTTCCTGGATGATATACCTGAGATGGAGAAGAAGTTTATACAACTCAATTACTTGGTTATTGTATGCATGCTCTTTCTTGCAGTCATTAGTACGGTTGCCATTCTGACCTGTCCCAGTAATATTGTTAGCGCGTGGTAAGTGTGGTTATTACTATTTACTCTTCTTGTTTTATAGATTTTTTTATGATATTCCTGATTTGATTTTGTACAGGAGGGGGACGCCAGCTAAGCGCGAGCGTAAGCAGAAGAAGCAATACTAGACTAGTCTAGACTCGCAACAAAACTGATGTTCAGATGTACTTTGGATATTACACTTCATTCTGTACACATTTAATCATTTTCTTCCCCCTTCATCAATAATGGTACTATGTTTTTGATGGTATTATCACCATAAAAATGATATACAAAATGGTTGTGACTTAATGGAAGAGTTTTTTTCACCTACGACAGTTTCTAAGTTTTTATTACATCAAAAGAAAGTTTCGACTAATAGGGTAGTTTATTTTAGTTGTTTACTTTGGTGCCCTCAGCAAGAACCAAACCAAAGTTACACTTTTTAACTTTTTAACTAACTGGACATATCTTCTTCTCTCTCCTAATTTTCTTATTCATTAAGAAACTCTTCCATTAATCTCGTTTTTTCTTTTTTCTAACAGAAAATTAATTTTACAATACTCATTGTCTCTCACTTCTCCAAAGCATAAATCTTAGATTTTTTTATTCCTTTCTTATCGTTTTTTTCTCTCAATCTAGATGAATCAGTTTTTTTTATAAAAAAAAAAATCACGAGTCACATAGTTCCGCTAGATTTCCCGTCCAATCGTTAGATTTTTAAAATCCATTACCATCCCTAAGGTGAATCCCATATCTGTCTCCTATACTTTTCATGTCTGTGGTTTCTTTTTTGTCAACTATATCTCTGGTTTCTTTTTGAGTAACACGACCAAGCTTTCTCCTTTTTGCGCTGTGACAGTATGTCGTGGTGGTTGTGATGGTCGGAATCCACTGTGGTGTCGCACGGTGAAGCTCGGACAACAATGGAGTTTTTTTCACATTTTCACATTTGATCCTTTATTTGTTATGTTATTACCAATTTGGTCCAAACTATCAAATTTTCAGATACATCCCTTTTAATTGTCCAAATTTTTGATTGTTCAATCCAATCCCTAGAAAATGCAAATATGATTTATAATGTAATATAACAAATATCTACACATAATTGACATTGTGTACACAGAATGGACCTATTTACATGTACAACAATTTGCATGTACAATGGTGAAACCATAAAATCGTATTTTGGTTAAATCACATTCTCCAGTTAAAAATGCATAATCCACAAAAATATCAAGTCTAAGTTAAAATTACATTTAAAGGCAAGGCTAACAAAGCACACATCATTTGAAAACAGAGATCAGCATCTCAACCATCTTTCTATAATGTGTACATGTTTATATGTGTATATGTGTACGTGTATATTTGTACACGTTTATATGTGTATATGTTTATATGAGTTTATGCATACATGTGTACATATTTATCTGTACATGTTTATATCACTACAAGAAAACACATGCTTAACGAGGAAAGTTAACGAGGAAAAACAATCCTCGTAAATTTATGTCGATTTTACGAGAACCTTACGTGGAAAAATAATGTCATCGTTATTTCCTCGTAAAGTAACGACAAAAGCGTTTCGTCGTAAAGTCGACGTAAACTTCGCGTGTTATTTACGAGGAAATAATTTACGTGTATTTAGCGAGAAAATTTTGGATCCACCAACTTTGTAGGTGTTACACGTTTTTTTTGCCACCTAATTAATTTTCGTCGTAAATTCATAGGAAAATTACAACTACCAGATTCGAAATTTCCTATAAATATGGATGTTTGAACATCATTTTAAACACACCAACAACAAAAAACGTGAAAGAAAAAAAAATGGCTGGCTCCGGGACTATTTACGAGTTGCGGAAGTGGATGTATATGCATAGAGATGCTAACGGGAGAGTGACGAAAGAATACCTTGCGGGTCTGGAGACATTTATGCATCAAGCAGATTTCATACCGCTCGCCCAAGAAAGTTGTAAGATGATCTGTCCTTGTCGGAAATGCAACAATTCAAAACTGGCAAACCGTGAAAATGTTTGGAAGCATTTAATAAATAGAGGTTTCACGCCAAATTACTATATCTGGTTTCAACATGGAGAAGGTTTTAATTATGATCAGAATGAAGCTAGTAGTAGTAATAGCAATTTTCAGGAAAAAGAACCGGTTGATCATCATTTGCATAATGAACATAGTTACCATCAGGAGGAGATGGTAGATTATGATAGGGTTCATGATATGGTAGCTGATGCATTCGTAGCTCATGATGAAGATGAAGAACCTAATATAGATGCAAAAAAGTTTTACGAAATGTTAAACGCGGCGAATCAACCACTTTACAGTGGTTGTAGAGAAGGTCTCTCTAAATTGTCGTTAGCTGCTAGAATGATGAATATTAAAACTGATCACAATCTACCTGAAAGTTGCATGAACGAATGGGCGGACTTGTTTAAAGAGTATTTGCCGGAAGACAATGTGTCTGCTGATTCTTATTATGAGATTCAGAAACTGGTTTATAGTCTTGGGTTGCCTTCGGAGATGATAGATGTTTGCATCGACAACTGCATGATCTATTGGGGAGATGATGAGAAGCTAGAAGAATGTCGATTATGCAAGAAGCCACGATTCAAGCCGCAAGGTATATTTTGGGAGTTGCCATATTGGAAGGATCTTCTTCTGCGCCACAACCTCGATGTGATGCATATAGAGAAGAATTTCTTTGAGAACATCATGAATACAATATTGAATGTCCCAGGGAAGAGAAAAGACAACATAAAATCGAGGTTGGACTTGCCGGATATTTGCTCAAGAAGCGAGTTACATATTAAAAGCAATGGACAAGTTCCCGTTACGATATTCAGATTGTCTTCAGAAAAAAAGTCGGTGTTGTTCAACTGGGTGGCATCAGAAGTGAAGTTCCCCGATGGGTATGTTTCGAATCTCTCTAGATGTGTTGAAAAGAGTCAAAAGTTCTCCGGGATGAAGAGTCATGATTGTCATGTCTTTATGCAACGACTACTGCCCTTTGCATTTGCGGAGCTACTTCCAACAAACGTACATTCGTTTAGACCCGTCTTCTTGAGCTCCCGGTTCTTCGAGTCAGGAGACTGTCCCCAAGACTCAGTACACTCAGAGAGTCTCTGGGTCTACTTCTTCTAGTGCACCATCGGCTCCTCATGTGCCTTCCCCGATGGCTCATCCGACGATGCCTCCTCCGGTGCCTCCTCCGACGGCACCTCCGATGCCCGCTGATATTCATCCCGATTTGATGGTGCCTCCGAGTGCTCCTTACTCGCAGTTCACTGNNNNNNNNNNNNNNNNNNNNNNNNNNNNNNNNNNNNNNNNNNNNNNNNNNNNNNNNNNNNNNNNNNNNNNNNNNNNNNNNNNNNNNNNNNNNNNNNNNNNNNNNNNNNNNNNNNNNNNNNNNNNNNNNNNNNNNNNNNNNNNNNNNNNNNNNNNNNNNNNNNNNNNNNNNNNNNNNNNNNNNNNNNNNNNNNNNNNNNNNNNNNNNNNNNNNNNNNNNNNNNNNNNNNNNNNNNNNNNNNNNNNNNNNNNNNNNNNNNNNNNNNNNNNNNNNNNNNNNNNNNNNNNNNNNNNNNNNNNNNNNNNNNNNNNNNNNNNNNNNNNNNNNNNNNNNNNNNNNNNNNNNNNNNNNNNNNNNNNNNNNNNNNNNNNNNNNNNNNNNNNNNNNNNNNNNNNNNNNNNNNNNNNNNNNNNNNNNNNNNNNNNNNNNNNNNNNNNNNNNNNNNNNNNNNNNNNNNNNNNNNNNNNNNNNNNNNNNNNNNNNNNNNNNNNNNNNNNNNNNNNNNNNNNNNNNNNNNNNNNNNNNNNNNNNNNNNNNNNNNNNNNNNNNNNNNNNNNNNNNNNNNNNNNNNNNNNNNNNNNNNNNNNNNNNNNNNNNNNNNNNNNNNNNNNNNNNNNNNNNNNNNNNNNNNNNNNNNNNNNNNNNNNNNNNNNNNNNNNNNNNNNNNNNNNNNNNNNNNNNNNNNNNNNNNNNNNNNNNNNNNNNNNNNNNNNNNNNNNNNNNNNNNNNNNNNNNNNNNNNNNNNNNNNNNNNNNNNNNNNNNNNNNNNNNNNNNNNNNNNNNNNNNNNNNNNNNNNNNNNNNNNNNNNNNNNNNNNNNNNNNNNNNNNNNNNNNNNNNNNNNNNNNNNNNNNNNNNNNNNNNNNNNNNNNNNNNNNNNNNNNNNNNNNNNNNNNNNNNNNNNNNNNNNNNNNNNNNNNNNNNNNNNNNNNNNNNNNNNNNNNNNNNNNNNNNNNNNNNNNNNNNNNNNNNNNNNNNNNNNNNNNTTTTACTAACAATATTTATTTTTTGTTTTTAAGGTTGTCCCTAAAAAAAAGGGGTNNNNNNNNNNNNNNNNNNNNNNNNNNNNNNNNNNNNNNNNNNNNNNNNNNNNNNNNNNNNNNNNNNNNNNNNNNNNNNNNNNNNNNNNNNNNNNNNNNNNNNNNNNNNNNNNNNNNNNNNNNNNNNNNNNNNNNNNNNNNNNNNNNNNNNNNNNNNNNNNNNNNNNNNNNNNNNNNNNNNNNNNNNNNNNNNNNNNNNNNATGCGACAACAACATCCCATTCAAGGCGAGTCATCCGACGTACATAACGAGGCGGATGTTGCGAGGAGGAGTGATGAATTCTACCAGGCGATGAACGACCAGTAGTTCTCTTTTTTTCCGGTTGTTGTATTATAAATTCAAAACTTATTTATATATAAAATATTTTCGTATTGATTTATTTTTATTTTAAATTATAATTTTATTAATNNNNNNNNNNNNNNNNNNNNNNNNNNNNNNNNNNNNNNNNNNNNNNNNNNNNNNNNNNNNNNNNNNNNNNNNNNNNNNNNNNNNNNNNNNNNNNNNNNNNNNNNNNNNNNNNNNNNNNNNNNNNNNNNNNNNNNNNNNNNNNNNNNNNNNNNNNNNNNNNNNNNNNNNNNNNNNNNNNNNNNNNNNNNTTTCGTGGTAGTTACGTGTATTTTGCGAGGAAACACTTTCGAGGTATTTACGTGTAGTTTACGAGAAACTCGTTTTGAGGTATTTACGAGGAAATATAGTGACCTCCTTACGTGGAATATTTACGTAGTCTTTACGACGAAATGATGTACTTCGTCTTTACGACGAAATATTTTCCTCGCTAAGTTACGACGAATTGGCGAGAAAATATGTGTTACGACTGATGAGTAATGAGCAAACGTGTTTCCTCGCTAATTTGTCGTAGAGCCTCGCTAATTCGTCGTAAAGCCTCTTTTACGACGAACTCACGAGGAAAACCGCCCTCGTTAAGCTTATGTTTTCTTGTAGTGTATGTGTTTATGCATACATGTGTACATATTTATATCTGCATGTGTACATGTTTATATTTATATGTGCATGTGTACTTGTTTATATGTGTTTTTTTTTCATACATGTGTACATATTTCTATTTGCATTGTATATCACTAAAACAATGTACCGTACAATCATATTTTTCTACTAAAACCACAAAATCACATTATATGGTTAAAAACCCAAAATCACATTTTGAAAAATACTTGAAAGATATTCAGTGTGTCAAATATCGTCAACGTGTACACATATATTATATTGTCCACGTATACAATATATACGAAATGATACATGTACACCAATTCATTTGTACATTTATCAAATTATGATATTAGTAATTTTAATGATTTTGAGTATAGTTGCTAAAAATGCATATAGAGGTTTTTGGTACATTTATTTGTTCATTTCATTCAATGGGGTCTAAAATGCAAATTTAGAAGTTTTAAGTTAACTGAGGAGGACTTATTTGCAAATCTGAAAGTTTTTGGGCAAATAGTGGAAATATTTAAAATTACAAAGACCACATGAAAATTAAGAAAACTTAATTTCAAGGTTCAACAATGGCGATATAATTTCGAATGCAGCGGCGGCTTCTCTTTACAGTCCACCGAAGGCACGAAGAGAGGCTGAGATCACCACGAAGACATCTTGGAACACAATGGAAGAGAGGCTGAGATCACCACAAAGACCTTTTGGATCATCACGAAAGAGTGAACGGAGACTGGAACTCGCCGCAACCATAGTCGTTGACGTCGCCGTATACATTATAGTTACACCACCATCAGAGATATAGCTTTATATATCTTAAAAGAAAAATTGAATAATAAAGATACTGAATAAATACATGTTTTCTTTTTAAAAAAATTCTGAAGAAACAATATTCATTTTACAAAAAAAATTAAAAACTCAAAAAGAAAAAGTTGAAGAAGAAAGAAAGATATGAGACCCACTTTATTTTGTTTACTTGGAAGAACGTGATTAAATTCCCTAGAAATCAGATATAATATTTAGTCAGGGTAATATCACTTAGTTACAAGCTTGTTTAGCTTGTTTATAGCTTAAAAGTAGTTTGATTAGGAAAAATTGTCTTAGTAGCATAAACTAAACTGCTCTGTAGTGTAATAAAAACTCGAAAACTGCCTTTGTAATTATTTATGAATGGAAACATGTTCTGTGTACGCGGGCGGAATTGATATGATGTGACTAAAATTTGATTGATGTTACCAATCAAGCAAAACTTAATTGCATTTCAAAAAGCAAATTTTTTTGCTTTTTCTACGACATGTATAACACGCTTTTTCATTTCATAACAAGATAAAAAAAAGTCCCAAATGCAAATGGTAAAAGAAATAAATAAATAATCAAAGATTAACTGCAGACGTGAGGATTGAGAAGTGTGATGTCCACCATTCACCAAACTGATCTCCCAATTCACCAAGCGTTGCAAATGGCAAGAAACCGTTAATCAGAGGAATAACCAACAGAATCGCTACAAGTAATGAACTTGCCCGTTCCCAATACGGAACCATAGTGCGTGTTTTGGTCTCTTGAGTCACATATCGTGGACCGTACACTAGACCAAACATAGCCAAAGTGATGGTATCTGCAACGTATCGAAGAAGGCAAAGCGTTGCCCAAAGAAACAGCCACAGTTTGCCAATACTGTCCAATGCGTCCCCCAAGTACATATCCAATAAACCGTAAAAAATACCTCCGAGTAAAAGAAGGCTATAAGGTGCTCGCGTGCTATGTTTTGTACCTGGTGAACGATGGATTATCAAGTAGGTGACTACGAGGATCATTAAGATAGCGAAATAGATCTGCAACCAAAATGGATGCCGGCACATCAACATGTTTTCTTTCATGCATGTTCGTGTGAAGGCACTTGAAACATATAACATCCACGCCAGAGCGTTGATGACACTTGAGACGAGCCAATTCATGATAACAGTGCTCATCTCGGCTTCCAGTTCGGTTTCATATGTTTGGTCGTCGGCGTCCAATCTCTCGGTTCTGAGTGCAGCTTCAGAAACGCCCATCTCTAGCTTGAATTTCTCGACAGAATCATTGGTCACTTTAAGGATCCTTAGGGTACTGTTAAATGATCTCTCTCCAAATGAACCAATCCTAGTACCGTATACCTGTAATCACATCATTGTAACTTTTAAGAATGCAACCACCAAAATTTAGCAAAAAAAAAAAATGCAACCAGAGAAAAAATTAAAATCCAGGATTTTTTCTTTTGTTTTTTTTGGCTTACATTGGCTAAAGATTCTTTGACAGCAGAAGCATAAATCTGCAAACCAAACAAAAAAAAGAAATAAGAGTACTTGGAA includes:
- the LOC106297702 gene encoding glucan endo-1,3-beta-glucosidase 13-like — its product is MKILKCDLLLIVIAVTVVVLMAPPTISAAKVGVTYSTPDFSSGSVEASPKRIVAKIVSMEIEAVRLVDPNPEMIRAFASTKISLFLSVPNPLVPMLASDRLQAFEWVKLHVLPFHNRTKISMISVGDDVVSSSWPDAPPPLFLLRAIRNVRRSLVHLGIHKVSVSTTFSFLSIIPSAFPPSLARFRNPNGDVIIKPILEFLEKTKSSFLVNLYPYNIDSSIHKGFAFFEDPFSYVDDSSIIQVRYGNLFDVMVDAVVRSLAVMGHENLPVVVGETGWPSWSSNSSEVYATPKCSQRFLNALVDHLRAGKGTPLRKEGVSEVYIFELCDNESKQQSKRTWGLLDYHLKK
- the LOC106299510 gene encoding protein CPR-5-like — translated: MGVREGERKKEIMDKEEASTANPNSSRRVPRVANRLRTRLGMARRNVGERKAEALALGMSFAAFATLVVEKKNAADENTNVADLALIYASAVKESLANVYGTRIGSFGERSFNSTLRILKVTNDSVEKFKLEMGVSEAALRTERLDADDQTYETELEAEMSTVIMNWLVSSVINALAWMLYVSSAFTRTCMKENMLMCRHPFWLQIYFAILMILVVTYLIIHRSPGTKHSTRAPYSLLLLGGIFYGLLDMYLGDALDSIGKLWLFLWATLCLLRYVADTITLAMFGLVYGPRYVTQETKTRTMVPYWERASSLLVAILLVIPLINGFLPFATLGELGDQFGEWWTSHFSILTSAVNL